In the Vibrio hippocampi genome, AGCGTTTAAAAATGTGATTGCTCAGAGTCAAAAATGGCACGGCGCGATGATTACTAGCTCTTATCAGCAGCAAGCGATGCTTGAGACAGTGACAGTCAAAAAAATCGAATTGCAACAGCAAGGGTGTGTGTATCTGTATGCCTTTTTTGGTGATAGTGAAATCAAACGGCATCAAAAAGCCAAGTCATTGTATCTATCTACAGACCATGTTCTTGATGAAGCCACCTTTAGAAAAAAAGCGCGTCATCTTGCAAAGCAAGGGGGGAAGCATATCGTGATCAGTTTTCGACCTAGCTTTTACAGCGAGTTGGAACAAGAATCACGAGATAAGGTACTGAATGCTCTGAGTGCTTTTCATGACAAAAACAGTTTTGGCTATCTCGGTCGCAATACCTTTGCGGTGTTAATTCATATCCGATCTGACGATATCGAAGATCTTAAAACCATCAATACTTGCACGCTTAAGTTTTTCAAAGGGCTCAAGAAGTACTTAGATGACCATATTATCAACGATATTGAGGACGGTCAGATTGGTGTCGCCCTGTCTGGCTTTAATGCGACCAATATGGATGAGGTGATTTCTCAATCGGCGCAAGCGATGTTTTTGCACGATAAATCCAAGGCTAGGATTAACTTTTATGATGATAAGTTAGTCAGAGCCAACATCAGACGTAAACGCTTAGAGCAGTTATTGATCGATGCGTTACGTCGAAGAGCCATTGATATTAACTTTCAACCTATTGTCGATACGAAATCGAACCAGATTATCAAGTTAGAGGCGCTGTGCCGTTTTCGATTTGAGGATTTTCAATACTCGGTTCAAGAGGTGATTTATCTAGCGGAAGATTTAAAAGTCATCGCTAGGCTTGATACCATGGTGGCGGAAAGAGCGATCGAGGAGTTTCTGCAACTCATTGAAGCAACGGGTAACGATACGCTTTCGCTGTCACTAAACTGCTCCATCGCCGATGCCAAACGTGCACAGTGCCACTTGTCAGAAGTGTATGATCTCATTAATCGTTCCGCCGTTGATAATAGCAGAGTAACGATAGAGATCACCGAGAGTGCCTATTTTGAAAATAATATTAATAACTCCAACCTGATTAAAAAGATACGCTCCGCTGGGATTAAGATTGCCGTTGATGACTTCGGCACGGGCAGTTCTTCGTTCTCTTACTTTAGTGATTTTCACTTCGATGAGTTAAAAATTGATAAGAAATTCATCTCAAATATCCATCAAGTAAAGCAGAAATATTTTGCGGTCAATATGCTGCGGCAACTCTCCCATGACTTAAACATCAAAGTGGTGGCAGAGGGCGTAGAGTGTCAAAGCGAGCTTGATACCTTAAAGGAGATGAGTGTGGACTACATTCAAGGTTTTTTCTTTTATAA is a window encoding:
- a CDS encoding EAL domain-containing protein; its protein translation is MARPHQAETQKVFWSESLADITSVITTGEFWQRYISVDERISNIQPPSIKSINHILSQIRDVQFSGAPSALPIALETTDGELLVAKFEICLILDNVVKGSLKLLSRSHTRINLITMIEHLLDDPVRGVMVTDYNHNVLFVNTALCLKHDLTAASLLGSNITDIDLFQQDRAHIEAFKNVIAQSQKWHGAMITSSYQQQAMLETVTVKKIELQQQGCVYLYAFFGDSEIKRHQKAKSLYLSTDHVLDEATFRKKARHLAKQGGKHIVISFRPSFYSELEQESRDKVLNALSAFHDKNSFGYLGRNTFAVLIHIRSDDIEDLKTINTCTLKFFKGLKKYLDDHIINDIEDGQIGVALSGFNATNMDEVISQSAQAMFLHDKSKARINFYDDKLVRANIRRKRLEQLLIDALRRRAIDINFQPIVDTKSNQIIKLEALCRFRFEDFQYSVQEVIYLAEDLKVIARLDTMVAERAIEEFLQLIEATGNDTLSLSLNCSIADAKRAQCHLSEVYDLINRSAVDNSRVTIEITESAYFENNINNSNLIKKIRSAGIKIAVDDFGTGSSSFSYFSDFHFDELKIDKKFISNIHQVKQKYFAVNMLRQLSHDLNIKVVAEGVECQSELDTLKEMSVDYIQGFFFYKPMPVEQITQLLQELANGYKS